A genome region from Camelina sativa cultivar DH55 chromosome 10, Cs, whole genome shotgun sequence includes the following:
- the LOC104718555 gene encoding uncharacterized protein LOC104718555 — MSLSSSPAIEPDTPDLICQLDNVQGMVDALTCVRWKRHQDALVELSEHGIVLIVEESGCLQAKVYLQRELFTKYEYGAQGRPRFGISLGLLVDCLNTFSSPGHSNTIEIKYPGPDMELLLKSVDTLNACIYSEIRTRIPETVTWDYNFEQAGSVPLTFTVKSAALKEAIDDLEWPGSSVQISLRKEPPCVTFRGEGHGDLQIDFMYYANTDLLLAFHCDTEVSYGYKYKFLKATTANIPGNVVRENRGSKLTIGRGGMLKVQHLVSVAKALAPQVESAGYQPPSRIAYIEFFVKPEEPAD; from the exons atgagctTGTCCTCGTCGCCGGCGATTGAACCAGACACGCCGGACCTTATTTGCCAGCTCGATAATGTTCAAGGAATGGTCGATGCACTCACTTGCGTCCGATGGAAACGCCACCAG GATGCGTTAGTGGAGTTATCTGAACACGGAATAGTATTAATCGTGGAGGAATCAGGTTGTCTTCAAGCCAAGGTTTATCTTCAACGCGAG CTATTCACGAAATACGAGTATGGAGCTCAAGGGAGACCGAGATTTGGAATTAGTTTAGGTCTTCTTGTGGATTGCTTGAACACATTTTCATCACCTGGACATTCGAATACTATTGAGATTAAGTATCCAGGTCCTGATATGGAGCTTCTTCTCAA ATCTGTTGATACACTAAACGCTTGCATCTACTCTGAGATAAGAACGAGAATCCCGGAAACCGTGACATGGGACTATAACTTTGAGCAGGCAGGAAGTGTTCCACTTACTTTTACCGTAAAG TCAGCGGCGCTGAAAGAAGCAATAGATGATCTTGAGTGGCCTGGATCAAGTGTACAGATCAGCCTTCGAAAGGAACCTCCTTGTGTTACCTTCAGAGGAGAAGGACATGGAGACCTACAG ATAGACTTCATGTATTATGCCAACACAGATCTTCTCCTTGCCTTTCATTGTGATACCGAAGTCTCCTATGG GTACAAATACAAGTTTTTGAAGGCAACAACAGCAAATATACCAGGAAACGTAGTGAGAGAAAACAGGGGAAGCAAACTGACAATTGGAAGAGGAGGAATGCTGAAAGTTCAACACTTGGTTTCGGTTGCTAAAGCTTTAGCTCCACAAGTGGAATCTGCAGGGTATCAACCACCAAGTCGGATTGCTTATATAGAGTTCTTTGTGAAGCCTGAAGAACCAGCTGATTGA
- the LOC104718560 gene encoding putative defensin-like protein 307 → MEKSALIFIGIILFSTCTPILARTGYLPCKNNADCIRLKCPTPFGKPTCVNAGCECPLERFVALPDDTNTNCGVATCIDYCKAKGEQAYACIMNRCYCHKPPM, encoded by the exons ATGGAGAAATCAGCTTTGATATTCATTGGTATTATACTTTTTTCAACAT GTACACCGATTCTAGCACGAACTGGATATCTACCTTGCAAGAACAACGCTGATTGCATTAGACTCAAATGTCCAACACCATTTGGTAAGCCCACGTGTGTGAATGCTGGCTGTGAATGCCCGCTTGAAAGATTTGTGGCTTTACCAGATGATACCAATACCAATTGTGGTGTGGCTACTTGCATTGACTATTGTAAGGCAAAAGGTGAACAAGCTTATGCTTGTATCATGAACCGTTGTTACTGTCACAAACCTCCCATGTAA
- the LOC104720280 gene encoding uncharacterized protein LOC104720280 produces the protein MSDWNSDQEVDEIVEEEVDIIVEEIQNNYIHPEIPPAPIIRRVHINRDREEGHARQRRDATGRLGLSALQKCTSAIRIMAYGFSTDAVDEYLRLAETTTHKCLLHFVEGVINLFGDEYLRRPTTEDLQRLMNIGEHRGFPGMVGSIDCMHWEWKNCLTSWKRQYSRGSGKPSIVLEAVASQDLWIWHVFFRPPGSLNDINVLDRSPVFDDILEGRAPRVTYVVNGRQYKIAYYLTDGIYPKWATFIQSITLPRGRKARLFAQWQEGCRKDVERKIGKIMRASIILHIMIVEDKRHDYNFYYPTEFHHGEGSGSSHVDLSYSTDMPTNLHNMMDIRNEVHDTKMHDLLEKDLIEHIWQKFGATTQ, from the exons ATGTCTGATTGGAATTCGgatcaagaagttgatgaaatTGTAGAGGAGGAAGTTGATATTATAGTGGAGGAGATCCAAAACAACTACATTCACCCGGAAATACCACCTGCTCCAATAATCCGAAGAGTTCACATTAATAGAGACCGCGAAGAAGGTCACGCTCG ACAAAGGCGAGATGCTACTGGAAGGCTCGGCCTTTctgcacttcaaaaatgtacgTCAGCTATTCGTATCATGGCGTACGGATTTTCGACAGATGCGGTGGATGAATATTTACGACTCGCTGAGACAACCACCCACAAATGCCTTTTACATTTTGTTGAGGGAGTTATAAATCTTTTTGGAGACGAGTATCTCAGAAGACCTACAACGGAAGACCTCCAACGATTGATGAATATTGGAGAACATCGTGGTTTCCCCGGAATGGTGgggagcatagattgtatgcattgggagtggaagaattgtctcACTTCATGGAAAAGACAATATTCACGTGGATCTGGTAAACCGAGTATCGTACTAGAGGCTGTGGCATcacaagatttatggatttggcatGTATTTTTTAGACCACCAGGTtcgttaaatgatatcaatgtctTGGACCGCTCCccggtgtttgatgatatcctagAGGGTCGTGCTCCGAGAGTTACATACGTTGTCAATGGACGGCAATACAAAATAGCATACTACCTCACTGACGGTATCTATCCCAAATGggcaactttcatccaatccATTACACTTCCACGTGGTCGAAAAGCAAGACTCTTTGCTCAATGGCAAGAAGGATGtcgtaaagatgtagagc gaaaaatagggaaaataatgagagcatcTATCATCCTCCATATCATGATAGTGGAAGACAAACGGCATGACTACAATTTCTACTATCCAACGGAATTCCATCACGGAGAAGGAAGCGGATCTTCTCATGTCGATTTATCATATTCTACAGATATGCCAACAAATCTACATAATATGATGGACATTCGAAATGAGGTTCATGATACAAAAATGCATGATCTTTTGgaaaaagacttgattgagcatatctggcaaaaatttggtgcaaccaCACAATAA
- the LOC104718559 gene encoding binding partner of ACD11 1-like → MSMTSVKVSNVSLGATDRDLKEFFSFSGDILYLEMQSETERTKLAYVTFKDLQGAETAVLLSGATIVDSSVIVTMAPDYHLSPEALASLEPKDSSKSPRAGDSVLRKAEDVVSSMLAKGFILGKDAIAKAKSVDEKHQLTSTASAKVASFDKKIGFTDKINTGTVVVGEKVREVDQKYQVSEKTKSAIAAAEQTVSNAGSAIMKNRYVLTGATWVTGAYNRVAKVAEEVGQKAKEKAGMAEEEDKRKVVDEFARVHLSESPKAASSTQEAEHESKPSEISEAKKESEHLEPQPQPPQQQSPPSTAPVTAPAPAPTPAQP, encoded by the exons ATGTCG ATGACTTCTGTCAAAGTGAGCAACGTTTCTCTAGGAGCAACCGACCGAGACCTCAAGgagttcttttccttttctggtGATATTCTGTACCTCGAGATGCAGAG CGAAACTGAGCGGACTAAGCTGGCGTATGTTACTTTCAAGGATTTACAAGGAGCTGAAACTGCGGTTCTTCTCTCG GGAGCTACTATTGTTGATTCTTCAGTTATTGTCACTATGGCCCCAGATTACCATCTATCCCCGGAGGCTTTAGCTTCCTTA GAACCCAAGGACAGCAGCAAATCTCCCAGGGCAGGTGACTCTGTGTTGAGAAAAGCTGAAGATGTTGTGAGCAGCATGCTTGCAAAGGGCTTTATACTTGGAAAAGACGCCATAGCCAAAGCCAAGAGTGTTGATGAGAAACACCAGCTAACATCTACTGCATCTGCCAAAGTCGCATCTTTTGACAAGAAGATCGGTTTCACGGATAAGATCAACACCGGCACAGTCGTTGTGGGAGAAAAAGTCAGGGAAGTTGATCAGAAGTACCAAGTCTCGGAGAAAACCAAATCAGCAATCGCTGCTGCGGAGCAGACAGTGAGCAATGCAGGTTCAGCTATAATGAAGAACCGGTATGTGCTCACAGGTGCTACATGGGTCACGGGAGCCTACAACAGAGTGGCAAAAGTTGCAGAAGAAGTTGGACAAAAGGCTAAAGAGAAAGCTGGTATGGCTGAAGAAGAGGACAAGAGGAAAGTGGTTGATGAGTTTGCTAGAGTTCACTTGTCTGAATCACCGAAGGCTGCATCATCAACACAGGAAGCCGAACATGAATCGAAACCCTCTGAAATTTCTGAAGCAAAGAAAGAGTCTGAACATCTCGAGCCACAACCGCAGCCGCCGCAGCAACAATCTCCTCCATCTACAGCTCCGGTTACGGCTCCGGCTCCGGCTCCTACTCCGGCTCAACCTTGA
- the LOC104718557 gene encoding syntaxin-23-like produces the protein MSFKDLEAGRGKKSLASLMSINGGVGGGRQDKTQAVASGVFQINTGVSSFHRLVNTLGTSKDTPELRDKLHLTRLHIGRLVKDTSAKLKEANETYHLRGVVDQRKKIVDLAKDFQAVLNEFLKAQGVAAERETVYSPHVHKPSLPSSYTASKADVKAEKDPEQQALLLESKRQELALLNKMIAFNVPRIEEREQLIQEIQQSIGEMGETLKNMAVVVHDEEAMIDEIKPRIDNYHAAIAQGNSHRSYSSLACLLLVTFGIVLLIVIVVLAV, from the exons ATGAGTTTCAAGGATTTAGAGGCGGGAAGAGGAAAAAAATCATTAGCTTCTTTAATGAGCATCAATGGTGGTGTTGGTGGTGGTCGACAAGATAAGACTCAAGCTGTTGCTTCAGGTGTCTTTCAGATCAATACAGGTGTTTCTTCTTTCCATCGTCTTGTCAACACTCTTGGTACTTCTAAAGACACCCCTGAGCTTCGTGACAAGCT gCACTTGACGAGATTACATATTGGACGGCTTGTGAAGGATACGTCGGCTAAACTCAAAGAAGCTAATGAAACTTATCATCTGAGAGGTGTTGTTgat caaaggaagaagattgTGGATCTTGCAAAAGACTTTCAAGCTGTATTGAATGAGTTTCTAAAGGCTCAGGGTGTAGCTGCTGAAAGAGAAACTGTGTATTCTCCTCATGTCCACAAGCCATCTCTTCCCTCAAG CTATACAGCCAGTAAAGCAGATGTGAAAGCAGAGAAGGATCCGGAGCAGCAGGCTCTTCTTTTGGAATCAAAGAG ACAAGAACTTGCACTTTTGAACAAGATGATTGCGTTTAATGTGCCTAGAATTGAGGAAAGAGAGCAACTGATACAAGAAATACAGCAGAGTATTGGCGAGATGGGCGAAACCTTAAAAAACATGGCAGTGGTGGTACACGATGAAGAAGCCATGATTG ATGAGATTAAACCTCGCATCGATAACTACCATGCTGCAATTGCACAAGGAAACTCCCATCGATCATATTCTTCACTG GCTTGCTTGCTCTTGGTTACTTTTGGTATCGTGCTCCTGATTGTCATTGTAGTGCTCGCGGTTTGA
- the LOC104718556 gene encoding heat stress transcription factor A-1a-like, protein MDGVVAGGESVPPRNPHPATLLSANALPPPFLSKTYDMVEDPATDAIVSWSPTNNSFIIWDQSEFARYLLPKHFKHNNLSSFIRQLNTYGFKKVSERYEFANEDFLRGQKHLLKKISRKRSAQGHGGSSTSNTQSHQLSQGQGSLAALSSCVEVGRFGLEEEVEQLKRDKNVLMQELVKLRQQQQTTDSKLQVMVKRLQVMELRQQQIMSFLAKAVQNPTFLSQFIQKQADSNNMHVTEANKKRRLREDTTENQSHIHSSAASDGHGQIVKYQPVRSDSMMWNMMKTDDEYQFLDGFPSPNRVSGVTLQEVLPRTTSGQSQAYAPAASGQHLSYLPSTSTPLPDTVMPQLTRESINDFPAENYMDTENIVSEPFISPSPFLDGIEDPDIDELVDNCELLEECLAEIPVLGDETATLENSNNTNDRHMDKFIEELGLLTSKTEQL, encoded by the exons ATGGATGGTGTTGTTGCCGGCGGCGAGTCTGTGCCGCCGCGGAATCCTCATCCAGCGACGTTGCTTAGTGCTAACGCTTTACCGCCTCCTTTCCTTAGCAAGACGTATGACATGGTGGAAGATCCGGCGACGGACGCGATTGTTTCGTGGAGTCCGACGAACAATAGCTTCATCATTTGGGATCAATCGGAGTTTGCTCGTTATCTTCTACCTAAACACTTCAAACACAACAATCTCTCCAGCTTTATTCGCCAGTTAAATACATAT GGTTTTAAAAAAGTGTCAGAACGGTATGAATTTGCGAATGAAGATTTCCTAAGAGGTCAAAAACATCTATTGAAGAAGATAAGCAGGAAAAGATCTGCTCAGGGTCATGGTGGTAGTAGTACTAGTAATACTCAATCGCATCAGTTGTCTCAGGGTCAAGGTTCACTGGCTGCGTTATCTTCATGTGTAGAGGTTGGGAGGTTTGGGCTAGAGGAAGAGGTTGAACAGcttaaaagagacaaaaacgtGTTGATGCAGGAACTTGTCAAGTTACGCCAGCAGCAACAAACGACAGACAGTAAACTTCAGGTTATGGTTAAACGTCTTCAGGTTATGGAGCTGAGGCAACAACAGATCATGTCTTTCCTTGCTAAAGCTGTCCAGAACCCTACTTTCCTCTCTCAGTTCATACAGAAGCAGGCTGATAGTAATAATATGCATGTGACTGAGGCTAATAAGAAGCGGAGGCTCAGAGAAGATACTACTGAGAATCAGAGTCATATCCATAGCTCGGCTGCATCAGATGGACATGGACAGATAGTTAAGTACCAGCCTGTTAGAAGCGATTCAATGATGTGGAACATGATGAAAACAGATGATGAGTACCAGTTTCTTGATGGCTTCCCGTCGCCAAACCGGGTATCAGGAGTCACTCTTCAAGAGGTACTGCCCAGAACAACTTCAGGACAGTCACAGGCATATGCACCCGCAGCATCGGGACAACATTTGTCGTACTTACCCTCTACTTCAACTCCTTTACCTGATACCGTAATGCCACAATTGACAAGAGAGAGCATCAACGACTTCCCTGCAGAAAACTACATGGATACAGAGAATATTGTCTCAGAGCCATTCATCTCTCCAAGCCCGTTCCTTGACGGAATAGAAGACCCCGACATCGATGAACTGGTGGATAACTGTGAATTACTTGAAGAATGTCTGGCAGAAATCCCAGTTCTTGGAGATGAAACAGCTACACTAGAGAACAGCAACAACACAAATGATAGACATATGGATAAGTTTATAGAAGAGTTGGGTCTTCTCACATCAAAGACGGAACAATTATAA
- the LOC104718558 gene encoding carboxyl-terminal-processing peptidase 2, chloroplastic: MEVLASSSLSPIFTKPNKTNPNFSIQVKLWVTQPPKIVKASNFRYGRTRSNKPRSNATNPGLVLVCNRFLCVIERNDHRKLSGKVMMKSSVNFRQNLSAALVRLVSVLLVSSISVVTTDSPSWGLSEENLLFLEAWRTIDRAYIDKTFNGQSWFRYRETALRNEPMNTREETYMAIKKMVATLDDPFTRFLEPGKFKSLRSGTQGAVTGVGLSIGYPAASDGSPAGLVVISAAPGGPASRAGISPGDVILGIDKITTEPMTIYDAAQMLQGPEGSTVELAIRSGPETRLLTLTRERVSVNPVKSRLCELPGSGSNSPKIGYIKLRTFNQNASSAVREAIETLRGNNVNAFVLDLRDNSGGSFPEGIEIAKFWLDKGVIVYICDSRGVRDIYDTDGSNAIATSEPLAVLVNKGTASASEILAGALKDNKRALVYGEATYGKGKIQSVFELSDGSGLAVTVARYETPAHTDIDKVGVTPDHPLPKSFPKDEEAFCGCLKDPTAACYLNQGLLFSR, from the exons ATGGAGGTCCTTGCGAGCTCTTCATTATCCCCAATTTTTACTAAGCCtaacaaaacaaaccctaatttctcaatccag GTGAAACTGTGGGTAACTCAACCTCCAAAGATTGTGAAAGCTAGCAACTTTAGGTATGGTCGAACTCGTAGTAACAAACCAAGGAGCAATGCTACAAACCCGGGACTTGTGCTCGTCTGTAATAGATTTCTGTGTGTTATCGAAAGAAATGATCATAGGAAATTATCTGGGAAGGTTATGATGAAATCTTCAGTCAATTTTAGACAGAATCTCTCTGCTGCATTAGTTCGGCTAGTTTCTGTGCTTCTCGTCTCTTCCATTTCTGTTGTTACCACTGATTCACCATCAT GGGGTCTTAGTGAAGAGAATCTTCTCTTCCTTGAGGCTTGGAGAACGATTGATCGTGCATATATAGATAAAACCTTCAATGGGCAAAGCTGGTTTCGTTACAGAGAGACTGCTTTACGAAATGAGCCTATGAACACTCGAGAAGAGACAT aCATGGCTATCAAGAAAATGGTTGCAACACTAGATGATCCTTTTACTCGTTTCTTGGAGCCCGGAAAGTTTAAGAGTTTGCGG TCGGGGACTCAAGGTGCGGTTACGGGTGTTGGACTGTCGATAGGTTACCCTGCTGCATCAGATGGATCACCGGCTGGACTTGTTGTTATATCAGCTGCTCCAGGAGGTCCTGCGAGCAGGGCGGGAATCTCACCCGGTGATGTTATTCTAGGAATTGATAAGATAACCACAGAACCTATGACCATATACGATGCTGCACAGATGTTGCA GGGACCTGAAGGAAGCACAGTGGAGCTAGCGATCCGCAGTGGACCTGAAACGAGACTCTTAACTTTGac GCGAGAGCGGGTTTCTGTGAATCCGGTTAAGTCAAGATTATGTGAACTTCCTGGTTCTGGGAGTAACTCCCCTAAGATTGGGTATATCAAGCTTAGAACATTCAATCAAAATGCTTCTA gtgCGGTAAGGGAAGCAATTGAAACCTTGAGAGGAAACAATGTAAATGCATTCGTCTTGGACCTTCGAGACAATAG TGGAGGTTCTTTCCCAGAAGGAATTGAGATTGCTAAATTTTG GTTAGATAAAGGAGTGATTGTGTATATTTGTGATAGTCGAGGTGttagagatatatatgataCTGATGGAAGCAATGCTATTGCAACCTCTGAGCCTCTTGCCGTTCTC GTTAACAAGGGCACCGCAAGTGCCAGTGAGATATTAGCAGGCGCATTGAAAGATAACAAACGTGCTCTTGTTTATGGAGAAGCAACTTATGGAAAAGG GAAGATACAGTCAGTGTTTGAGCTTTCTGATGGTTCGGGCTTGGCAGTAACAGTTGCTCGATACGAAACACCAGCTCACACAGATATAGACAAG GTCGGTGTTACGCCTGATCATCCATTGCCAAAGTCGTTTCCAAAAGATGAAGAGGCGTTCTGTGGATGCCTTAAGGATCCTACAGCTGCTTGTTATCTCAATCAAGGCCTGCTATTTTCTAGATGA